In Sulfolobales archaeon, a genomic segment contains:
- the albA gene encoding DNA-binding protein Alba — protein sequence MAQQPQNVVLVGKKPAINYVLATLTLFNQGMDKVVIKARGRAISKAVDTVEILRSRFLKDKLAITSINIGSQEVSREGGRTSRVSTIEITVARKD from the coding sequence ATGGCTCAGCAGCCCCAGAACGTGGTTCTAGTGGGTAAGAAACCGGCTATAAACTATGTCCTAGCCACCCTAACACTGTTCAACCAGGGGATGGATAAGGTGGTTATAAAGGCTAGGGGCAGGGCTATAAGCAAGGCTGTAGATACTGTGGAGATCCTTAGAAGCAGGTTCCTAAAGGACAAGCTAGCTATTACAAGCATTAATATCGGCAGTCAAGAGGTCTCTAGAGAGGGTGGCAGGACCTCGAGGGTATCTACGATAGAGATAACAGTTGCTAGGAAGGACTAA
- a CDS encoding HEPN domain-containing protein, whose protein sequence is MRSKKLLEQAIKDLEIGCYDKAVSAAYFAVRKAAEELLRSLGEHIPRRDDKLANAVENKGLAEIADTLRMLYSYRKDADYGNGVTREIAVICVESAKRALDILLDMIEGINGSTYKDLI, encoded by the coding sequence ATGCGTTCCAAAAAACTTCTAGAGCAGGCAATTAAAGATCTCGAGATAGGATGTTACGACAAGGCTGTCTCAGCAGCCTATTTCGCAGTTAGAAAAGCGGCTGAAGAACTGCTCAGAAGTTTAGGGGAGCATATACCGAGAAGAGATGACAAATTAGCCAATGCTGTCGAGAACAAAGGGCTTGCCGAGATAGCTGATACCTTGAGGATGCTGTATAGCTATAGAAAGGATGCTGACTATGGAAATGGGGTGACACGGGAGATAGCCGTGATATGTGTGGAGAGTGCAAAGAGAGCGTTAGATATTTTGTTGGATATGATCGAAGGCATAAATGGTTCTACATATAAAGATCTTATCTAA
- a CDS encoding DUF72 domain-containing protein, with protein sequence MDIYVGTSGWLYDWNPNNSLDWYLKHSGLNAVELNASFYRIPYPSQVRSWVLKGRDLRWSVKVNRYITHYYKLSDKALEIWDRFVEIFKPMDDLIDFYLLQLPPSFRATKENIARLSNYIRSIDLGWRLAVEFRHESWFNEATIDLCRDLEVTLVSIDSPIATWINSSGDTIYLRLHGRSMWYLYDYSAEELKHIALMVIERAPSRIYVFFNNNHYMLGNARVMKKLLEDLERSIDTHGSEINS encoded by the coding sequence ATGGATATTTATGTTGGAACCTCGGGATGGCTCTACGACTGGAATCCAAATAATAGCTTAGATTGGTATCTCAAGCACTCTGGCTTAAACGCTGTAGAGCTTAATGCTTCATTCTATAGAATACCATATCCCTCGCAGGTTAGAAGCTGGGTTTTAAAAGGAAGAGATCTTAGATGGTCTGTTAAGGTTAACCGATATATAACTCATTATTATAAGCTATCTGATAAGGCTTTGGAGATTTGGGATAGGTTTGTAGAGATCTTCAAACCTATGGATGATCTTATAGACTTCTATTTATTACAGCTACCGCCGAGCTTTAGAGCTACTAAGGAGAATATAGCTAGGCTTTCGAACTACATCAGAAGTATAGATCTGGGGTGGAGATTGGCTGTGGAGTTTAGACATGAATCCTGGTTTAACGAGGCCACTATAGACCTTTGCAGGGATCTAGAGGTGACTCTTGTATCTATAGACTCACCTATAGCAACATGGATTAATAGTAGCGGAGACACCATATACCTTAGGCTACATGGTAGAAGCATGTGGTATCTCTATGACTATAGTGCTGAGGAGTTAAAGCATATAGCCTTAATGGTGATCGAGAGGGCGCCGAGTAGAATCTATGTTTTCTTCAATAACAATCACTATATGCTAGGAAATGCTAGGGTTATGAAGAAGCTACTAGAAGATCTAGAGAGGTCTATTGATACTCATGGTTCCGAAATTAATAGCTAG
- a CDS encoding KaiC domain-containing protein, giving the protein MVERVKTGIPGLDEILNGGIPKRNVVLLSGGPGTGKSIFSYQYLWNGLQMGEPGIFVALEEHPVQVRVNMSQFGWDVRRYEKDGIFAIVDAFTGGIGEAAKREKYVVSDIDNIDEFLDVLRNAIKETNAQRIAVDSVSTLYLAKPAMARKIVMSLKRVLAGLGLTGILVSQVSVTERGFGGPGVEHAADGIIRLDLDEVDGQLIRSLIVWKMRGTSHSLKRHRFDITDKGIVVYPDKIVKLGRVVRVEEEQVER; this is encoded by the coding sequence TTGGTTGAAAGGGTTAAAACAGGGATACCGGGTTTAGATGAGATCCTAAACGGCGGTATTCCGAAGAGAAACGTGGTTCTCCTCAGCGGCGGGCCTGGGACTGGAAAGTCTATTTTCTCATACCAATATCTGTGGAACGGCCTCCAAATGGGGGAGCCAGGTATCTTCGTAGCCCTTGAGGAACATCCCGTGCAGGTTAGGGTTAACATGTCCCAGTTTGGATGGGATGTGAGGAGATATGAGAAGGATGGCATATTCGCTATAGTAGATGCATTCACAGGCGGGATTGGAGAGGCTGCTAAGAGGGAGAAATATGTTGTTAGCGATATAGATAATATAGATGAGTTTCTAGATGTGCTGAGAAATGCTATAAAAGAGACGAACGCCCAGAGAATAGCTGTAGATTCCGTCTCAACCCTCTACCTAGCGAAACCCGCCATGGCGAGAAAAATCGTTATGTCCCTCAAGCGGGTGTTAGCAGGGCTAGGGCTAACAGGGATCCTCGTGAGCCAGGTTTCGGTAACAGAGAGGGGCTTTGGAGGCCCAGGTGTTGAGCATGCCGCGGACGGGATAATAAGGCTCGACCTAGATGAGGTAGATGGACAGCTGATCAGAAGCCTCATAGTATGGAAGATGAGGGGGACTAGCCATAGTCTTAAGAGGCATAGATTCGATATAACAGATAAAGGGATAGTGGTGTATCCAGATAAGATCGTGAAACTAGGTAGAGTGGTAAGAGTAGAGGAGGAGCAGGTGGAAAGATAA
- the carA gene encoding glutamine-hydrolyzing carbamoyl-phosphate synthase small subunit has translation MGLCRRGLRGALYLEDGSLFEGCGFGYEGVRVGEVVFTTSMVGYPESITDPSYRGQILVLTHPLIGNYGIARRSLRLSGDIYLHFESEKPQIEGLVVFEETSPSHWSSEKSLDEWLKENGVPGVSRVDTRGIVKKLRERGVMMGVIATWSGDDLDIEELKEILTRSPRYEDIAYAYQVSPREPMEHGDGGEVIAILDCGVKHGILREIVSRGFRVVRYPCWSDPSDVVRDARGVIISNGPGNPLVLREVIENVKGILEYNIPTLGICLGHQLIALASGGDVFKLKYGHRGANKPVLDLETGLGYVSTQNHGYAVDLESLRETGFKPWFINIDDKTLEGIKHSSRPILGVQFHPEAGPGPYDLTWIFDLFAKLVTKQR, from the coding sequence ATGGGCCTCTGTAGAAGGGGTCTTAGAGGCGCTCTATATCTAGAGGATGGATCTCTATTCGAGGGCTGTGGCTTCGGATATGAGGGGGTTAGGGTTGGAGAGGTGGTTTTCACCACATCTATGGTGGGGTATCCTGAGTCTATAACTGATCCTAGCTATAGAGGTCAGATCTTGGTTCTAACACACCCCCTTATAGGGAACTACGGCATAGCAAGAAGATCTCTTAGACTATCTGGGGATATATATCTTCATTTTGAGTCAGAGAAGCCCCAGATAGAGGGGCTAGTGGTTTTTGAGGAAACAAGCCCTAGTCACTGGTCCTCTGAGAAGTCGCTTGATGAGTGGCTGAAGGAGAACGGGGTTCCAGGTGTATCTAGAGTTGATACCAGGGGCATTGTTAAGAAGCTGAGGGAGAGAGGTGTTATGATGGGTGTCATAGCTACTTGGAGTGGTGATGATCTAGATATTGAGGAGCTTAAAGAGATCCTGACTAGGAGTCCTAGGTATGAGGATATCGCATATGCATATCAAGTCTCACCTAGAGAGCCTATGGAGCATGGAGATGGGGGTGAGGTAATAGCTATTCTCGACTGTGGTGTTAAACACGGCATCCTCAGAGAGATTGTCTCTAGGGGGTTCAGGGTTGTGAGGTATCCATGCTGGTCGGATCCCTCAGATGTTGTTAGAGATGCAAGGGGTGTTATTATAAGCAATGGCCCTGGAAACCCCTTAGTCCTCAGAGAGGTTATAGAGAATGTCAAGGGGATCCTAGAATATAACATACCAACACTAGGAATATGTCTAGGCCACCAGCTAATAGCCCTAGCATCTGGTGGAGACGTGTTTAAGCTGAAATATGGGCATAGGGGGGCTAACAAACCCGTTCTAGACCTCGAGACGGGCTTGGGATATGTGAGCACCCAGAATCATGGATATGCAGTAGATCTGGAGAGTCTAAGAGAAACAGGGTTCAAACCCTGGTTCATAAACATAGACGATAAAACCCTCGAGGGGATCAAGCATAGTAGCAGGCCAATATTAGGTGTTCAGTTCCACCCAGAGGCTGGGCCTGGGCCATATGACTTAACATGGATCTTCGATCTCTTCGCCAAGCTAGTGACAAAGCAGAGATAG
- a CDS encoding ABC transporter substrate-binding protein, translated as MPSRALIIGVVVIAIIAASIGIWLIFGGAPQVQQKREVKLVVITRLAPEEGNALRERFLRSELASRAGIIDVEFRKEDVGKWRSFVESGAVDIFFVGGYAVYSSLCRDGYLEPITNSEIISRASSIGAEMFRDDRGNICFLSVSRTIFSFTVNNDYLSRYSLPKPRSWEDLASPNFSASLLKGDPAISFPMPSKSTTAARTIQLILQKYGWDRGWEILAIIGANSKIVESSERARDDVASGVSGAAPTVLVYGLRAVNASGGKAEFIIAEKGLLPDISPVAIARNTKNKAAAEAFILWLLSDEGQKALAELFYYLPYQLPRGTALEEIYRRAEGNIYPYNPEDASRWELSAIYYFEAAIADPDANSLLKRIWGKAVSLYQAGRLSQRDIEDLVHRIGSPLEIEFNGTKSIFTKDFASRINNMLTNPANVDAFKSSVKKAAIARYNSILSSLG; from the coding sequence ATGCCTAGCAGAGCTCTGATCATAGGGGTAGTGGTTATAGCGATAATAGCAGCATCCATAGGGATCTGGCTCATATTCGGAGGGGCTCCACAGGTGCAGCAGAAGAGGGAGGTTAAGCTAGTAGTGATCACAAGGCTTGCTCCTGAGGAGGGGAATGCTCTTAGAGAGAGGTTTCTTAGGAGCGAGCTAGCATCTAGAGCTGGGATTATCGATGTCGAGTTTAGGAAGGAGGATGTTGGTAAGTGGAGATCCTTTGTTGAGAGCGGGGCTGTGGATATATTCTTTGTGGGGGGCTACGCTGTCTACTCATCTTTATGTAGAGATGGATATCTAGAACCTATAACAAATAGCGAGATAATATCGAGGGCAAGCTCTATAGGTGCTGAGATGTTTAGAGACGATAGGGGTAATATATGCTTTCTATCAGTCTCTAGAACGATCTTCAGCTTCACTGTTAACAACGACTATCTATCCAGATACTCGCTTCCAAAGCCAAGATCCTGGGAGGATCTAGCATCCCCCAACTTCTCCGCCTCCCTCCTCAAAGGAGATCCAGCGATATCATTTCCAATGCCTTCTAAGAGCACAACGGCCGCGAGGACAATACAGCTGATCCTACAGAAATATGGGTGGGACAGGGGTTGGGAGATACTAGCTATAATAGGGGCTAACTCGAAGATCGTTGAGAGCTCTGAGAGGGCTAGAGACGATGTTGCCTCAGGCGTTTCAGGTGCGGCGCCAACCGTGCTTGTATATGGCTTGAGGGCTGTGAATGCCAGTGGTGGTAAGGCGGAGTTTATAATAGCTGAGAAGGGCTTGCTACCAGATATAAGCCCTGTTGCAATAGCTAGGAATACAAAGAACAAGGCCGCGGCTGAGGCCTTCATACTCTGGCTATTAAGTGATGAGGGTCAGAAAGCCCTTGCAGAGCTATTCTACTACCTACCATACCAACTACCCAGGGGCACCGCTCTCGAGGAGATCTATAGGAGGGCTGAGGGCAATATATATCCATATAACCCTGAGGATGCATCTAGGTGGGAGCTCTCAGCTATATACTATTTCGAGGCAGCTATAGCGGATCCTGATGCGAATAGCCTGCTCAAGAGGATATGGGGTAAAGCGGTATCCCTATACCAGGCTGGGAGGCTATCTCAGAGAGACATAGAGGATCTAGTCCACAGGATAGGATCACCACTCGAGATAGAGTTCAACGGAACCAAATCTATATTTACAAAGGATTTTGCATCGAGGATAAACAATATGCTTACAAACCCAGCTAATGTTGATGCCTTCAAATCATCTGTTAAGAAGGCAGCCATAGCTAGATATAACTCGATATTATCGAGCCTAGGGTGA
- a CDS encoding ABC transporter permease subunit has protein sequence MDRGRWLVGYLVPLASSIPMPFLSAYAVIHIFHRDYGLLNQLLGLLGLGFRIAIDGIAGVAIYQMIHFYPLSHLLLLSYAENIDRSLLDVSSNLGGRLCVTIYKILLPLMRPAIIAVASLVFILSLEDLVGPIAFSRHNYARNLISYQAYFGFISEYGYQVSPRIVSYVLIMVVISIAVLLIFYRYLVSSRFGVVSARMIYIDAHGPWGSIIRVFASTLLILSLAPNLLVLIYSFTEGWFSRPLPGFAGFDNYVSVIATPYYYRAVINTLIYTAISSSLIMVLGYIASYISMRYSGVQAIAIEILSIAPLVIPGVAVGIAYYQMFHSIFRGSWLDPVYLPWIYLLATYTIRRLPYMVRPVEASLQRIPRSYEEASENLGSTPFRTMWGIGFPMSFSSIRAGHAISSIQVATEVSTSLILIGSVSVSASHPSPITPLIAGLIIYDPQLIHRASAILVLTLAGVLIISMVISKAISRILRIPGR, from the coding sequence ATGGATAGGGGTAGATGGTTAGTTGGATATCTAGTTCCCCTAGCATCATCGATACCAATGCCCTTTCTATCAGCCTATGCTGTGATCCATATATTCCATAGGGATTATGGGCTTCTCAACCAGCTCCTAGGTCTCCTAGGGTTGGGGTTTAGAATAGCTATCGATGGGATAGCCGGTGTTGCTATCTACCAGATGATCCACTTCTACCCATTATCCCACCTACTCCTTCTATCATATGCAGAGAACATAGATAGATCCCTGTTAGATGTATCCTCAAACCTCGGTGGGAGATTATGTGTTACTATCTATAAAATCCTGTTACCTCTTATGAGGCCGGCTATAATAGCTGTTGCATCCCTCGTTTTTATCCTATCTCTTGAAGATCTGGTTGGACCTATAGCCTTTAGCAGGCATAACTATGCTAGAAACCTAATATCATACCAGGCATACTTTGGATTTATCTCCGAATATGGCTACCAGGTTAGCCCTAGAATAGTTTCCTATGTCTTGATAATGGTGGTTATATCCATAGCTGTTCTACTTATATTCTATAGATATCTTGTATCCTCTAGATTTGGGGTGGTATCTGCTAGGATGATATATATAGATGCACATGGCCCTTGGGGATCTATTATAAGGGTTTTTGCATCGACCCTTTTAATCCTATCCCTTGCTCCAAACCTACTTGTGCTTATATACTCATTTACAGAGGGGTGGTTCTCAAGACCTCTACCGGGTTTTGCTGGTTTTGATAACTATGTATCTGTAATCGCTACCCCATACTACTATAGAGCTGTTATAAACACACTTATATATACAGCTATATCTTCGAGCCTCATAATGGTTCTAGGGTATATAGCCTCATATATATCTATGAGGTATAGTGGGGTACAGGCTATAGCTATTGAGATCCTCTCTATAGCCCCTCTTGTAATCCCCGGGGTTGCTGTTGGGATAGCTTATTATCAGATGTTTCACAGCATCTTCAGAGGATCTTGGTTGGATCCAGTATATCTCCCATGGATCTATCTCCTCGCTACATATACAATTAGGAGGCTACCATATATGGTTAGACCTGTTGAGGCTTCTCTCCAGAGGATCCCGAGATCCTATGAGGAGGCCTCGGAGAACCTAGGTTCAACCCCATTTAGAACCATGTGGGGTATAGGCTTTCCAATGTCCTTCTCCTCGATCAGGGCTGGACATGCTATATCATCTATCCAGGTTGCTACCGAGGTGAGCACGAGCCTCATACTGATTGGGAGTGTGAGTGTATCTGCATCGCATCCATCACCTATAACGCCTCTGATAGCAGGGCTTATAATATATGATCCACAGCTGATCCACAGGGCATCAGCTATCCTCGTGCTAACCCTGGCAGGGGTTTTGATCATATCGATGGTTATTAGCAAAGCGATCTCGAGGATCCTTAGGATCCCTGGTAGATAG